ctagaaagaaaaggcaaagtcGAACAGTTCAGCCGCCCGCGAACCTAATGGCTTTCCCTCTGACGCCTCCGCCAACTCCTCTCTCCTGCTCGAATTCCAGGGTGAGTCGCATCCCCGCATCTTCCTTGCAGGAAACAGACAGCGTAGACGGTGTCGCGGCCGAGATGACGGCTACTGTGTGTCTCGTTTCCGTGGCTGCTGTTCCGCTGGGCGCTCAGGTCTTTCACGTAGAGCTCCCCCGTGACTGCGAGGCGGGGTCCCATCGAGAACGTCCTTAAAGTGACATCATCGGAAGTGCAGACCCTGCCCCGCGCAGGGCCCGGGTTTCTGAATCACAGGCGCTTTCCGTACGCTGAGTGTTTTATGGCAGTGCCTTAGAGCAGCGGCTAAGTCCGCCGTCAGCCTAAGCCCTGCGCATGTCAGGCGGCAGTTACTGCTCGTGTGGTGGTGTTGCTCCCGCGTCTCGTTTTCATTCCGATGTCAGCCTGAGCCGGACGCCCAGGTGAGGAAACTCCTTGACCTGCAGAATGCTGCTTCCGCGCCGGTGTGGACGATAATGGACTCAGGAGGACCAAGACTAGAGCGCGCCCGACGTGAGACAGGTGAACCCGGGCTGTAGCTGCCCGCTCCACACCTGTGCTCCCGGCCCCAGCAAGGTCACCGCAGCCTCAGGAGACCAGAAGGGAGGGAGGCCGCTCTGTAGCCGTGTGCGGGGCGTTCAGTAGTCGCAAAGCTCTGGGAGACGTGCGGCTCCGTTTCCTCtgtgtggtttcatccagtaatgaGCAGGTGCTGCGTGCACTGGGCAGCCAAGGACGGCGTGTCGCAGAGCCTGCCCGCACGGGGTGCAGTGGAAAGACGCAGGCGTGCGCAGGGTACAACAGGAGCTCgggggagccagggaggcagggccccGCGCAGGGAGCGATGCTGGAGCCGGATGTCGAAACGTGTAGCGCTCTCCAGGAAGACTGGAAAGAGAAGGCCGGCCGTTCCTGCATGGGGAGCGTGAGGCGGGGAGAAAGGCGGGGAGGTCCCGAGAAGTGCCGGCGTGTGGGGCTCATCCTGGGAAGCTTCAGGAAGCCCCTCCATCTGTGCAGTGGAGCAGTGTGGAGCCGTGAGCCCTGGGGCAGGCCAGGCCGGAGGCTGGCCAGCAGGCCTGCTCGGAGAtgctgcagcccaggctggggtCGCAGGAGAGCCACGCGTGAGTGCGAGTGGTTTCATGGAGGGAGCGTGGAGCCCACTTGATGCCTGGTTGCTGGAGGCGGGGCTTGCTGTATGTTGTTACCCTAGGTGGTCGTGTTGGGCCGTCAGACAGAGCTGGCAGGTGGCAGTCCTTCGGCCCTGGGGGCAGTTGGCTTGAAGGGCCTGAGCTGAGCCCCTCCAGGTACCAGCTCCAGGCAAGTGGGTCATTTGCTGCACACCTGTggcaggagggaggtgggcaGGTGCTGACCAGAGGCGCAGCTGCACCTCTGCCCTGGGCAGTGAGAAACCCCAAGTCCAGGCTGCAGCTGGTGGGTGCTGAAGGATCCCAAGCTTCCCGAGGTGCACAGGCTGCGTCAGGTTCCAGCTGCCTCTGTGCTGGGTACAGAAATGCCGAAGTGAACCCACGCAGAGCCTGCAGCCAGTCTGCAaggcacaggagccctgtgcgCGTGGAGATGCCGGGTGTCCTGAGTCCTGCGGAGGACAGCTGCCCGAGCTGTCGCCTTCGCTGTGCTTGGTTTCAGATGAAAACAGCAACCAGAGTTCGGCGTCTGACGTCTACCAGCTGAAGGTGGACAGCAGCACCAACtcgagccccagcccccagcagagcGAGTCTCTGAGCCCAGCTCACACCTCGGACTTTCGCACGGACGACTCCCAGCCCCCCACGCTGGGCCAGGAGATCCTCGAGGGTGAGTCTACCTTCACGGTTGTCTTCTTTGGAGGAAGGGCTTAGGGGAACACCCCACGGCCTGGTACCATCAAGCCATTTGGTAACAGCTTGGcatagttacaaaaaaaaaatttttttttttcaacttgaaaagcagagaggggccagcgttgtggcactgcaggttacttgtgacaccagcatcccggaTCAGtgcgttccagtcctggctgccccacttccagtcctgctcccactaaggcacttgggaaagcagcagcagatggcccaagtacctggagccctgcacccatgtgggacccggaagaagctcctggctgctggcttcggcctggtctggtcctgcttgttgtggccatctggggagtgaaccagcagatggaagatttcttcctctctctgtcttgccctctctgtgtcattctgcctttcaaataaataaaataaatccttaaaacaaaaaaaaagaaaacttccatccatggattcactccccaaatgcccataataccTGGGAgtaggccaggaggaagccagcagccaggaactccatccaggactccgacatgggtgtcaaggagggtgttcagtagcaggaagctgggttcagaaccagaaccaggactggaacccaggcactctgacatggaatgccgGTATCCCAGCCTCTGCAGCAGACACCCAGTGCCCTGCGCGTGCCATGTTGAGGAAGGACTGACTACCTGGTCCTGAGAGGCAAGAGGAAGCACGCAGCTCTAACAAGGCGCAGGCGCTGTGGAGCCTGGGTGACCTCTCAGACAccctgagacagagagcaggtggAGGCCTGGACGGGATCGCAGAGCTGCCGACTGGCAGAGTGGACGTCAGCTTGAGTCCCTCAGACGCCAGGGTCCGTGCCCTTTGTGCCACGTCCAGCACAAGCCAGAGTCGAGGTGCGCCTGTCCCGGGCCCTCGTCAGCTTTGCCGCACTGTGATCTGGTGCTGGCTGGGCTACATGACAGAGCTGTCCTCTGCTTAGCTCCCTCCGTGTCTGTCTTCATCTCATCCCGTGGCAGGGCCTGGTGGGTCCAGGCACTTGCAGGCCAGCTGGTCCCCTGTGGCCTAGTCTTAGTGTCCCCATCTCCCCGGGGTGGCCGTGGCTGCTCCACAAGACTCTGGCGTCTTCCCGCCTCACCGAGCCACCTCTACCACGTAACTCAGGACAGTGCTCTGCTGGGGAGCCTGCCCTGGGGAGCCCGGAGCCCTGCCTGGGGAGCACGCCGCCCTGCCTGGGGACCCTGCCCTGGGCTGAACCTGCTGCTTTTTCAGAGCCCTCCCTGCCGGCCTCCGAAGTTGCCGACGAGCCTCCCACCCTCACCAAGGAAGAACCAGTGCCCCTGGAGACGCAGGTGAGCGGTTACTATGGGCTTCCCAGTTTCTCAGATACAAAGTAAAGGCTCTGTCGGCCCCTGGAGGGCGCAGAGAGGGTGCGGGGTGCCGGGCGCCTCCGGGGCCTGCCAACCCACCTCTGGCTGCTTCTAGGTGGCGGAGGAAGAGGAAGACGCAAGTGCCCCGCCCCTGAAGCGCTTCTGCGTGgaccagcctgcagtgccgcagACAGCGTCGGCCTCGGAGAGCTAGCGGCGTCTGCACCCTCCGCCTCCCGCCCCGCCTCTATTTATTGTTCTCTGGCTCTGGCCGGGCTGTGTTGCTGGGGTGAGGGCAAGCGCTGGGGTCCAGAGCCTGCACATAGGAACCGTCCAGCCTGGAAGCTGACAAAGGACTTGGGGTTGCAGCACCATCTTCTGTCCCTGGCACCTGTCTGCTTGCTCCCCCAGAGGAGCGCTCCTGTCCTCCCACACCCAAGTAGACTGGAGCCACCCCCAGGTGGCAGTCTCTGCCCCAGGACCTCTGGACAGAGCTGCTGGcatgtctgagagagagagagagagagagagagagagagagagagagagagagagagagagaaagagactgtgtGGATGGCGCCCTCTAGAGGAGAGAGTGCCTAAGGATACTTGAACTTGAAAGGAGACTGTAGACGCTGGGATCCTCCAGGGTGTGTGGCCTCCAGGCTGCTGCTGGAGGAGACTGggccgagggagggagggagggagggcgaagGTCCGTCTCCACCTCTCGCTGGTGCCTCTCTGCCCCAGCCCGAGGTGGTCCTGCCTCTGGTGGGCTCTGGCTGCTGGTGGTCTTTGTGCCCTCCCCCCCGCGCACTCCCACGCCGGCGGCTTTGTTCCCACCGTACGTGTCATTCCAGCACCCCCTGCCTCCTGCTATACACTCTGCCTCAGCAAGAAGTCGAGGTTCTGACATCAGCACCCACCCCCCACAGTACTGCTTCAGCTCAGACTTCTAGAAAGTTCCCTCTTCTTTCAAACCTGCATGTTTAATTGaactttgtgattttattttttgtttcaaaaaaagtttaagaaaatggaaatgagcGACAGTGAGTGAAGACATATTTTAGCACtgaatagaatatttttaaaattaaactatttGAAATACGTCTTGTTGGTGTCTGAGTGCCTCATTGTGGaagggggcgggcagggctgggggtgctgggggctgggcccttGGACGGGAGAGCGCTGCCAAGACTGCCTTGACATTGTCGTGTGGCCAGTGCTGTCCCTGTGTGTCTTCCACAgccccaggcagcagggaggAATCCATGAGGTCTGTTTTTCAGGTGGAATGCGCATCACACGAAAGCTTAGCATTTGCATTGCAGGTGCACAGTGTAAgctgctcccaccctcccctccccgcgaGCCTTCTCAGGCCCCACAgggccctcccaccccacaggcACTCACTCCCTGTTTCCCACTCTTCCCAGGCCCCGGCAGCCACGGATTCCTTTTTGTTCTGAGTCCTAAGGAAATCAGTAGGGTCACAGTTTTAAAAATCTGGCGTTTGGTATGTTCAAAATTTTTCTAAGTAATGCCTTTGACCCCTCACCGGGGCTCCAGGTATCATGGACGGGACTAGAATCCAAGTTCTGCTGCCCGGCCTTGTTAACCCCTacttgttttttcttaaaaaactggCCACTATTCAGTTGTGAAATGATTGTCACAGATTCCACGATGATATGTGGCACATAAGATAAGTGTGTTCTCTAATGTATTTAAGCAAAGGGAAAGTATAACCAATAAGAGGCCATCAAAaaatggccaggggtgggtgtttggggcaGCGGTTAATCACGTCCTGTCTTAGAATGCCTGGagcaagtcccagctcctttgctcctgatccagcttcctgcgaatgctccctggaaggcagcaggtgaagttcaagtacttgggtgtctgtcacccacgtgagagccaaagggagctcctggctttggcctggcccagccccagccctagcatctggggaatgaaccaatgggtggacgGTTTGTCACTCTGCGTTTcgaataaacacatctttaaaaactcaaaaaaaaaaaaatatgggctcACCTAACTAAACGTGTGGAATGAGGATTGCCACAGAGCGGTTTGGAGTATAGAGGAGACGAGGAGACGAGTGGACCTCACCTTTTTATCGGGGTTAGATTTCCGTGCCTGCGTTACTCGGCATGACAGGTGCTTGTTTTACAGATACTTGGTGCCCACGTATCCCACGTGGCCGCTGTCTTTTTAAGGAGTGTATGGTGTGGTGAGGTAGGGAGGGTGGACAGGAGCTGtgtctcggggggggggggcgggggcggggcggagggaaGAGGACTGTTAGGGTCCAGGGAAGAGTCTGGCTGGGCGTTGAAACCTCTGGTTGGGTGCAGACCTGAGGAAAGAGAGTAACCAGTGCAAGTGACGGACAGAGGTGGCAAAGCACTGGGCGTTGTGCAGGAGCGAACCAGGTAACTGGATCTGTAACTTCCCCCACATTTCAGGGAATTTGCAAAACTGGACAGTTAGCGAAAAGTCCCATAAATAGGTAAAGTGTATCCCCTCGGTTCACCTGGTACCCGTGGTGGTTCGTTCCAGGACCCCTGCAGATACCAACACCCATGGGTGCTCACATCCTGTAGATAAATTGCCACAGGCGTGGGTGGTGgtgcacagtgggttacgcttccccttgggacgcccacatcccacgttgagtccgtctgctctgcttccaatgcagcttcctgcttaggcatcccaggaggcagccgatgatggcccaGTAATGGATTCCCGAtacctggctttgtcctggcccagccctgggggttgtgggcatttggagagtgaaccagcagatggcagatacattcttccctctctcttgctctgcctttcaagtagatgaaaataagaaacattaaaaaaagaaagatgagaggggccagcactgtggtacagtaggttaatcctccatctgcagcgccggcattccatgtgggcgctggttcgaggccccgctgctccattctgatccagctccctgctatggcctgggaaagcagtggaagatggcccaagtccttgggcccctgcacccatgtgggagacccagaagaagctcctggttctggatcagcccagctctggctgttgcgggtgtttgggggagtgaaccagtgaatggaagacccccgtctctctctcctctctctttctctgcctatgcctctctctacctctgcctttcaaataaataaataaatattaaaaatatatatatggggctggcaccatggtgcagtaggttaatcctctgcctgtggtgccggcatcccatatgggtgccagttctagtccccgctgatcctcttccaaaccagctctctgctatggcctggaagagcagtggaggatggcccaagtgcttaggctcctgcacctgcatgggagaccagga
This sequence is a window from Lepus europaeus isolate LE1 chromosome 21, mLepTim1.pri, whole genome shotgun sequence. Protein-coding genes within it:
- the BCL7B gene encoding B-cell CLL/lymphoma 7 protein family member B isoform X1, whose protein sequence is MSGRSVRAETRSRAKDDIKKVMAAIEKVRKWEKKWVTVGDTSLRIFKWVPVTDSKEKEKAKSNSSAAREPNGFPSDASANSSLLLEFQDENSNQSSASDVYQLKVDSSTNSSPSPQQSESLSPAHTSDFRTDDSQPPTLGQEILEEPSLPASEVADEPPTLTKEEPVPLETQVAEEEEDASAPPLKRFCVDQPAVPQTASASES
- the BCL7B gene encoding B-cell CLL/lymphoma 7 protein family member B isoform X2, encoding MSGRSVRAETRSRAKDDIKKKEKAKSNSSAAREPNGFPSDASANSSLLLEFQDENSNQSSASDVYQLKVDSSTNSSPSPQQSESLSPAHTSDFRTDDSQPPTLGQEILEEPSLPASEVADEPPTLTKEEPVPLETQVAEEEEDASAPPLKRFCVDQPAVPQTASASES